The following coding sequences are from one Lipingzhangella halophila window:
- the ctaD gene encoding aa3-type cytochrome oxidase subunit I: MTRTESVGQALPESTAKGSVLVSWLSATDHKIVGHLYLITSFGFFVAGGVMAMLFRAELLWPGLQVVSLEEYNQLFTMHGTVMLLLFATPLFAGFANAILPLQIGAPDVAFPRVNMFSYWLFLFGGLIVMAGFLTPGGAASFGWFAYAPLNDPVRSPGLGGDLWVLGLIVAGLGTILGAVNFITTIVVMRAPGMTMFRLPLFTWNTLFTSVLILIAFPVLTAALAALGADRMLGANVYSPEHGGAILWQHLFWFFGHPEVYIVALPFFGIITEVIPVFSRKPLFGYVGMVGATIAITGLSMTVWAHHMFATGAVLLPFFSFLSFLIAVPTGIKFFNWIGTMWRGQLTFPTPMLFAIGFLVTFLFGGLTGVLLASPPIDFHVTDTYFVVAHMHYVLFGTVVFAMFAGFYFWWPKLTGRMLHEGLGKLHFWSLFASFHATFLIQHWLGAAGMPRRYADYLPGDGLTAMNMVSSIGSFVLGASTLIFLWNIWYTARHATPVTEDDPWGSGNSLEWATSCPPPRHNFRSLPRIRSERPTFDLNHPYVPDGQTPDRPGPSS; this comes from the coding sequence ATGACCAGGACCGAAAGTGTGGGCCAGGCCCTACCCGAGAGCACCGCGAAGGGGTCGGTCCTCGTCTCCTGGCTCTCGGCCACCGACCACAAGATCGTCGGCCACCTGTACCTCATCACCTCGTTCGGCTTTTTCGTCGCCGGGGGCGTCATGGCGATGCTCTTCCGCGCCGAACTGCTGTGGCCGGGACTGCAGGTGGTGTCGCTGGAGGAGTACAACCAGCTCTTCACCATGCACGGCACGGTCATGCTGCTGCTGTTCGCGACGCCGCTGTTCGCCGGGTTCGCCAACGCGATCCTGCCCCTGCAGATCGGCGCCCCGGACGTGGCGTTCCCCCGGGTCAACATGTTCAGCTACTGGCTGTTCCTGTTCGGCGGGCTCATCGTCATGGCCGGCTTCCTCACTCCGGGAGGCGCCGCGAGCTTCGGCTGGTTCGCCTACGCGCCGTTGAACGACCCCGTGCGCAGCCCCGGCCTCGGCGGCGACCTGTGGGTACTGGGGCTCATCGTGGCGGGTCTGGGCACGATCCTGGGCGCGGTGAACTTCATCACGACCATCGTCGTCATGCGCGCACCCGGCATGACCATGTTCCGGCTGCCCCTGTTCACCTGGAACACCCTGTTCACCTCGGTGCTCATCCTGATCGCCTTCCCGGTGCTCACCGCGGCGCTGGCGGCGCTCGGCGCCGACCGGATGCTCGGGGCCAACGTCTACTCTCCCGAGCACGGCGGCGCGATCCTCTGGCAGCACCTGTTCTGGTTCTTCGGGCACCCGGAGGTCTACATCGTCGCGCTGCCGTTCTTCGGCATCATCACCGAGGTCATCCCGGTCTTCTCGCGCAAACCCCTGTTCGGCTACGTAGGCATGGTGGGGGCGACGATCGCCATCACCGGACTGTCCATGACCGTCTGGGCGCACCACATGTTCGCCACCGGAGCGGTCCTGCTGCCGTTCTTCTCCTTCCTGTCTTTCCTGATCGCGGTGCCCACCGGCATCAAGTTCTTCAACTGGATCGGGACGATGTGGCGCGGCCAGCTCACCTTCCCCACACCCATGCTCTTCGCCATCGGATTCCTGGTTACGTTCCTGTTCGGCGGGCTGACCGGGGTACTCTTGGCGTCGCCGCCGATCGACTTCCACGTCACCGACACCTACTTCGTCGTCGCCCACATGCACTACGTCCTCTTCGGGACCGTGGTCTTCGCGATGTTCGCCGGTTTCTACTTCTGGTGGCCCAAGCTCACCGGCCGGATGTTGCACGAAGGGCTCGGAAAGCTGCACTTCTGGTCGCTGTTCGCCAGCTTCCACGCCACCTTCCTGATCCAGCACTGGCTGGGCGCCGCCGGCATGCCGCGCCGGTACGCCGACTACCTGCCCGGCGACGGCCTCACCGCGATGAACATGGTCTCCAGCATCGGGTCCTTCGTTCTCGGCGCGTCCACGCTGATCTTCCTGTGGAACATCTGGTACACGGCCCGGCACGCGACCCCGGTGACCGAGGACGACCCCTGGGGCTCCGGCAATTCCCTGGAATGGGCGACCAGTTGCCCACCACCCCGGCACAACTTCCGCTCCCTGCCCCGCATCCGCAGCGAGCGGCCGACGTTCGACCTGAACCACCCCTACGTGCCCGACGGGCAGACCCCCGACCGCCCGGGACCCTCATCCTGA
- a CDS encoding 8-oxoguanine deaminase, whose protein sequence is MSTTIIDGAYVVTVSGAEYPEGHIVATDGRITRIGSGAAPVVPGAARIDGRGCLATPGLVNTHHHLYQWATQGLYTDSSLFDWLVGSYEIWQGLDAASVAETTTAGAAWLALSGCSTLSDHHYIFPPGRGDIVAAEVEAARRVGIRLDLARGSMDRGRSGGGLPPDGLVETARGALEATEAAIDAHHDPSAEAMTRLAVAPCSPFSVSRELMTGAAELARAKGVRLHTHLAETASEEEQCRAEFGCTPVEYAEKLGWLGSDVWLAHAVHLSDDAIARVAGTGTSIAHCPTSNARLGAGICRVPELLAAGVNVGLGVDGPASSELTPLSGEMHQAMLMARARMGPQALSARQALRLATLDGARCLGRGTELGSLETGKLADVALWRVDGPGYDVIDDPVVALVFGPPPPLERLLVGGDTVVERAELRTVSADAAARAGRSAHRKLLQEVSR, encoded by the coding sequence GTGAGCACGACCATCATTGACGGCGCCTACGTTGTGACAGTCAGCGGCGCCGAGTACCCCGAAGGGCACATCGTCGCGACCGATGGCCGGATCACCCGGATCGGTTCGGGCGCCGCGCCGGTGGTCCCGGGGGCGGCGCGGATCGACGGCCGCGGTTGCCTGGCGACTCCCGGCCTGGTGAACACGCATCACCACCTGTACCAGTGGGCCACCCAGGGCCTGTACACCGACAGCAGCCTGTTCGACTGGCTGGTCGGCTCCTACGAGATCTGGCAGGGCCTCGACGCGGCCAGCGTGGCCGAGACCACCACGGCCGGCGCGGCGTGGCTGGCGCTGTCCGGCTGCAGCACACTCTCCGACCACCACTACATCTTCCCGCCGGGCCGCGGCGACATCGTCGCCGCGGAGGTGGAGGCGGCGCGTCGCGTCGGCATCCGGCTCGACCTGGCGCGCGGCTCCATGGACCGGGGCCGGTCCGGCGGCGGCCTTCCACCGGACGGCCTCGTCGAGACGGCCCGCGGGGCACTGGAGGCCACGGAGGCGGCGATCGACGCCCACCACGACCCCTCCGCCGAAGCCATGACCCGGCTCGCCGTCGCGCCGTGCTCCCCGTTCTCGGTCAGCCGCGAGCTCATGACGGGGGCCGCCGAGCTGGCCCGCGCCAAGGGAGTCCGGCTGCACACGCACCTCGCGGAGACCGCCAGCGAGGAGGAGCAGTGCCGGGCGGAGTTCGGCTGCACGCCGGTGGAGTACGCCGAGAAGCTCGGCTGGCTCGGCAGCGACGTGTGGCTCGCGCACGCGGTCCACCTCAGTGACGACGCCATCGCCCGCGTCGCCGGAACCGGAACCTCGATCGCGCACTGCCCCACCTCGAACGCGCGCCTGGGCGCCGGCATCTGCCGGGTTCCCGAGCTGCTCGCCGCCGGGGTGAACGTCGGTCTCGGGGTGGACGGCCCCGCGTCGAGCGAGCTGACCCCGCTGTCCGGGGAGATGCACCAGGCGATGCTGATGGCCCGGGCCCGCATGGGCCCCCAGGCGCTCAGCGCGCGCCAGGCGCTGCGCCTGGCCACGCTGGACGGGGCGCGCTGTCTTGGTCGCGGCACCGAGCTGGGCAGCCTGGAGACGGGCAAGCTCGCCGATGTCGCACTGTGGCGGGTCGACGGCCCCGGCTACGACGTGATCGACGATCCCGTGGTGGCGCTGGTGTTCGGCCCCCCTCCCCCACTGGAACGACTCCTCGTCGGAGGCGACACCGTCGTCGAGCGCGCCGAGCTGCGCACGGTCAGTGCCGACGCGGCCGCCCGGGCCGGTCGGTCCGCCCACCGCAAACTACTCCAGGAGGTGAGCCGCTGA
- a CDS encoding FAD binding domain-containing protein, whose protein sequence is MEFLSPGTLEEALAAKSAHPEAVPIMGGTDVMVELNFDLHRPSALLDLSRVSELAECGTDGPHVRLGAGASYTSVIERLGGRAPALAQAARTVASPQIRNRGTVGGNLGGASPAGDAHPPLLATGAVIELASERGVRRVAAREFYFGPRRTARQDDELITAVLLPEPAGPQHFSKIGTRNAMVIAVASFCLAFDAAIRTVGTGIGSAGPTPLRAAEAEEFLAAELDWEGRRPLSGAAVRRFGELVASAAQPIDDVRGSAGYRRHALAVMARRTLGWAMAEYQKGETRCA, encoded by the coding sequence ATGGAATTCCTGAGCCCCGGCACGCTTGAGGAGGCGCTCGCCGCCAAGAGCGCGCACCCCGAAGCGGTACCGATCATGGGTGGTACCGACGTAATGGTGGAGTTGAACTTCGACCTGCACCGCCCTTCCGCGTTGCTCGATCTCAGTCGGGTCAGTGAGCTTGCCGAGTGCGGCACCGACGGGCCGCACGTGCGGCTGGGAGCGGGCGCGAGCTACACCAGCGTCATCGAGCGGCTGGGCGGACGCGCCCCCGCGCTGGCCCAGGCGGCCCGCACGGTGGCCTCCCCGCAGATCCGCAACCGGGGTACCGTGGGCGGCAACCTCGGCGGGGCGTCGCCGGCGGGCGACGCCCACCCACCGCTTCTGGCCACCGGTGCCGTCATTGAGCTCGCCTCCGAGCGCGGCGTGCGGCGGGTGGCCGCCCGCGAGTTCTACTTCGGTCCGCGGCGCACCGCCCGCCAGGACGACGAGCTGATCACGGCCGTGCTGCTGCCCGAACCGGCCGGCCCCCAGCACTTCAGCAAGATCGGCACGCGCAACGCGATGGTCATCGCCGTGGCCTCCTTCTGCCTCGCGTTCGACGCGGCCATCCGTACGGTGGGCACCGGCATCGGCTCGGCCGGCCCCACGCCGCTTCGGGCGGCCGAAGCCGAGGAGTTCCTCGCCGCGGAGCTCGACTGGGAGGGGCGGCGGCCCCTGTCGGGGGCCGCCGTCCGGCGTTTCGGAGAGCTGGTCGCCTCGGCCGCCCAACCGATCGACGATGTTCGGGGCAGCGCCGGCTACCGCCGGCACGCCCTGGCGGTCATGGCACGGCGCACGCTGGGCTGGGCGATGGCCGAGTACCAGAAGGGAGAGACGCGGTGCGCGTGA
- a CDS encoding dienelactone hydrolase family protein: MDVRDVTVKTSDAELSGDLALGPEAAGVVLFAHGSGSSRHSPRNRTVAEALNRSGFGTLLIDLLTDDEGRRDEETRELRFDIPLLTRRLTGAVDWLAASERTSGLPVGLFGASTGAAAAVGAAAARPERVHAVVSRGGRVDLAPNGLSTLSAPILMIAGGFDEPIVRISFEAQRALHVASDVHVIPDASHLFEEPGAMEQVTGAAMDWFRDHLPG; encoded by the coding sequence ATGGATGTGCGGGATGTGACGGTCAAGACCTCAGACGCCGAGCTGAGCGGTGACCTGGCGCTCGGGCCCGAGGCGGCGGGGGTCGTGCTGTTCGCCCACGGAAGCGGGAGTTCACGGCACAGTCCGCGAAACCGGACCGTCGCCGAGGCTCTGAACAGGTCCGGCTTCGGCACCCTGCTCATCGACCTGCTCACCGACGACGAAGGCCGGCGCGACGAGGAGACCCGCGAGCTCCGGTTCGACATCCCCCTGCTTACCCGGCGGCTGACCGGCGCCGTGGACTGGCTGGCCGCCTCCGAGCGGACGTCGGGGCTGCCCGTCGGCCTCTTCGGTGCCAGCACGGGCGCCGCCGCCGCGGTCGGCGCGGCGGCGGCGCGCCCCGAGCGGGTCCACGCGGTCGTGTCCCGGGGTGGCCGGGTGGACCTCGCGCCCAATGGGCTGAGCACGCTGTCGGCCCCCATCCTGATGATCGCCGGCGGCTTCGACGAGCCCATCGTGCGCATCAGCTTCGAGGCACAGCGCGCCCTGCACGTGGCCAGCGATGTGCACGTGATCCCGGACGCCTCGCACCTCTTCGAGGAGCCGGGGGCGATGGAGCAGGTCACCGGCGCGGCCATGGACTGGTTCCGGGACCATCTGCCCGGGTGA
- a CDS encoding (2Fe-2S)-binding protein: MRVTFTVNGDPVTAEDTWPGESLLYVLRERLGLPGSKNACEQGECGSCTVYLDGVTACSCMVAAGQCQGREVRTVEGLTGDQETGAERRLGTVQEAFAEAGAVQCGFCTPGLLVQADDLISRTVGAGQAAPDDPEIREALAGNLCRCTGYEKIIDAVRLAAQREQVLANATGGADSEPDKGGERE; encoded by the coding sequence GTGCGCGTGACGTTCACGGTCAACGGCGATCCGGTGACCGCCGAGGACACCTGGCCGGGCGAGAGCCTGCTCTACGTCCTGCGGGAGCGGCTCGGCCTACCCGGCAGCAAAAACGCCTGTGAGCAGGGCGAATGCGGCTCTTGCACGGTCTACCTCGATGGCGTGACGGCCTGTTCCTGCATGGTCGCCGCCGGGCAGTGCCAGGGGCGCGAGGTCAGGACCGTCGAGGGCCTGACCGGCGACCAGGAGACGGGCGCCGAGCGGCGGCTCGGCACCGTACAGGAGGCGTTCGCCGAGGCGGGCGCCGTCCAGTGCGGGTTCTGCACGCCCGGTCTCCTGGTGCAGGCCGACGACCTGATCTCACGCACGGTCGGCGCCGGGCAGGCGGCACCCGACGACCCCGAGATCCGCGAGGCCCTGGCCGGCAACCTGTGCCGGTGCACCGGCTACGAGAAGATCATCGACGCGGTCCGCCTCGCTGCCCAACGTGAGCAGGTCCTGGCCAACGCGACCGGCGGCGCGGACAGCGAGCCGGACAAGGGCGGTGAGCGCGAATGA
- a CDS encoding PucR family transcriptional regulator, which translates to MQISELLAIPRLHLRFLSGAGHAHRSISWAYTTDLLEPRRYLRGGELVLTGMMWRSCAEDSERFVSSLDDAGVACLAAGTALGAVPADLIAACERHDMPLIEVPSETSFGVVTEEVVRLLTHRRISSIAETRDRHRRLMAEVAAGADFPEVFAGAAEEAGIRAWVISSTGQPVASSGEDLPAAGREQLASRALGWSSFPRTTELPALGGTEGSTVTILPVQTRASHPLASWLLVCVGNHASWAEETHESVAEIVSIAVLARSRVEERWLSDARHAEGLASLLVAQRFDEVSALLQAAARPEGADGERRGYVAVSATLLPEPRLPDLARRIVSELVADWPGAVVTGENETLAVVPVPGTGLAGTRAAEQLHAEITRAARSLEPGLDEYRIAVGTSSTARDVVDLRGAAVEARHARRLAEQRGGRSRVIAGAEIDSHELLLASVPEEVRSSYRDRLLGPLLEYDRDHRSDLVRTLERFLAHSGSWQRCAAAMHVHVNTLRYRIGRVEELTGRDLSSLEHRVDLFLALKLRS; encoded by the coding sequence ATGCAGATCAGTGAACTTCTCGCGATTCCGCGCCTGCATCTGCGGTTCCTGAGCGGAGCCGGGCACGCGCACCGCTCGATCAGTTGGGCCTACACAACGGACCTGCTTGAGCCACGGCGCTACCTGCGCGGCGGCGAACTGGTACTGACCGGAATGATGTGGCGTTCCTGCGCCGAGGACTCCGAAAGGTTCGTCAGCTCCCTCGACGACGCCGGAGTGGCCTGCCTGGCCGCGGGCACAGCGCTGGGCGCCGTGCCGGCGGACCTGATCGCGGCGTGCGAGCGGCACGACATGCCGCTGATCGAGGTCCCCTCCGAGACCTCCTTCGGTGTCGTCACCGAGGAGGTCGTGCGGTTGCTGACGCACCGGCGGATCAGCAGCATCGCCGAGACCCGCGACCGGCACCGCCGGCTGATGGCCGAGGTCGCCGCGGGCGCGGACTTCCCCGAAGTCTTCGCCGGGGCGGCCGAGGAGGCCGGAATCCGCGCCTGGGTCATCTCCAGCACCGGCCAGCCGGTGGCCTCCTCCGGCGAGGATCTGCCGGCAGCCGGCCGTGAGCAGCTTGCCTCCCGCGCCCTGGGCTGGTCGAGCTTCCCGCGCACGACGGAGCTTCCCGCCCTGGGCGGTACCGAGGGCTCGACCGTGACCATCCTGCCGGTGCAGACCCGCGCCTCGCACCCGCTCGCGAGCTGGCTGCTCGTCTGCGTGGGGAACCACGCTTCGTGGGCCGAGGAGACCCACGAGTCGGTCGCGGAGATCGTCTCCATCGCGGTGCTGGCCCGCAGCCGTGTCGAGGAGCGTTGGCTCAGCGACGCCCGGCACGCCGAAGGGCTGGCGTCACTGCTGGTCGCCCAGCGCTTCGACGAGGTGTCCGCCCTGCTGCAGGCCGCGGCCCGGCCTGAGGGCGCCGACGGCGAGCGGCGGGGGTACGTCGCCGTGAGCGCGACTCTGCTCCCCGAGCCGCGGTTGCCCGACCTCGCTCGCCGGATCGTCTCCGAGCTGGTCGCCGACTGGCCCGGCGCCGTAGTGACCGGTGAGAACGAGACCCTGGCCGTGGTCCCCGTCCCCGGCACCGGGTTGGCCGGCACCCGAGCCGCCGAGCAACTGCACGCCGAGATCACCCGCGCCGCCCGCAGCCTGGAACCCGGGCTCGACGAGTACCGGATCGCCGTGGGTACCAGCTCCACCGCCCGCGACGTCGTGGACCTGCGGGGCGCGGCGGTCGAGGCCCGCCATGCGCGCCGCCTCGCCGAACAGCGCGGTGGGCGGTCCCGGGTGATCGCGGGCGCCGAGATCGACTCGCACGAACTGCTGCTCGCCTCGGTGCCGGAGGAAGTCCGCTCCTCCTACCGCGATCGGCTGCTCGGCCCGCTACTGGAGTACGACCGCGACCACCGTTCCGACCTGGTGCGGACCCTGGAGCGCTTCCTCGCGCATTCGGGCTCGTGGCAGCGGTGCGCCGCCGCGATGCACGTCCATGTCAACACACTGCGTTACCGGATCGGTCGGGTGGAGGAACTCACCGGGCGCGACCTGAGCAGCCTGGAGCACCGCGTGGATCTTTTCCTGGCGCTGAAACTGCGGTCCTGA